In Crinalium epipsammum PCC 9333, the following are encoded in one genomic region:
- a CDS encoding tetratricopeptide repeat protein → MIVTDSSTQKVSGWNIENYQRLRRVLSLGLRRQILVSVCDDFSLRNHLAEKLTTELAAPSAESLSGVANGELITLQLNPSNPNFLAHIAQWITQHQQLERSLYTFQILGVELLTRQSADIQRSFLRCLQVIGRNFPRLEASLLIWLPRPWFYTIQESVPEFWQWHTGLFEFEGEPTSLTKISNPQPEAKRRLETSLTEVEETPVAQEKVWQILTRDLANFSENNQEVPVTQKALEEQLTETNEHNAEKDIVLSNNFYIDDVDGSIKQEELTSPSSLAIINQNYSLSSLVDETEESKNLSLYESTVVSSNDVQQTVGQDLLHPLTIHEISRSQQQEESPEAIAEAYLSVGNHYRDRIEEGDVTSSNLMEAIKAYEEALIWLEKQASPIVPEVINDIANLYWMLSRFTDITLETGEPAVLNFLQRSIESYQLALSKISGDNSHTCAMILNNLGAVYNDLAGYQDTADNLQLSIEAYQAALRYRPAEDDPLKYASTQNNLGTAYWHLAQQVDQQLCVQLLQQAIASYTEAFNYYNPKEEPLNWAMIQNNLGTTYWNLAQYEQSTTFLELAIKAYHQALKYRRADLAPAACAATQNNLGTAYWHIAKYYQDTPEVWMQYIEKCIVAYQIAIALAQQLANSTPTEQLTFDVVSTQNNLGLAHYQLATHQKLSLSDQAKSTHLQAALAQNLQALQSLSDQPEHRTNSLNYVIKTIKAFYQQLGLQGQNMALSKVPGYLLPEILPKL, encoded by the coding sequence ATGATCGTGACCGATTCTTCTACCCAAAAGGTTTCGGGCTGGAATATAGAAAACTATCAACGCTTGAGACGAGTGTTGAGTCTAGGTTTGCGTCGCCAAATTTTAGTTTCCGTATGTGATGATTTTAGTCTTCGCAATCACTTAGCTGAAAAATTAACAACGGAATTAGCTGCTCCATCGGCTGAATCGCTAAGTGGAGTGGCAAATGGTGAATTAATCACCCTGCAATTAAACCCCAGTAATCCGAATTTTTTAGCTCATATTGCTCAATGGATTACTCAACATCAACAGCTTGAGCGTTCTTTATATACCTTCCAAATTCTGGGTGTCGAGTTATTAACCAGGCAATCAGCAGATATACAGCGTTCATTCCTCAGATGCTTACAAGTAATCGGACGTAATTTTCCTCGCCTAGAGGCTAGTTTGTTAATCTGGTTGCCTCGACCTTGGTTTTATACTATCCAAGAATCAGTACCAGAGTTTTGGCAGTGGCACACAGGTTTATTTGAATTTGAAGGAGAACCAACTTCCTTAACAAAAATTAGTAATCCGCAACCAGAGGCGAAGCGGAGGCTGGAAACTAGCTTAACAGAAGTCGAAGAGACACCAGTAGCTCAGGAAAAGGTATGGCAGATTCTTACCCGTGACTTAGCCAATTTTAGCGAAAATAATCAGGAAGTTCCTGTAACACAAAAAGCTTTAGAAGAACAGTTAACTGAAACAAATGAACACAATGCCGAGAAAGACATTGTATTATCAAATAATTTTTATATAGATGATGTTGATGGCAGTATCAAGCAAGAAGAATTAACTTCTCCATCTTCTTTAGCTATTATTAATCAAAATTATTCTTTATCTTCTTTAGTAGATGAAACTGAGGAAAGTAAAAATTTAAGTTTATATGAATCAACTGTTGTCAGTAGTAATGATGTACAGCAAACTGTAGGACAGGATTTATTACATCCGTTAACTATACATGAAATTTCGCGATCGCAACAGCAAGAGGAATCACCAGAGGCAATCGCTGAAGCTTATCTAAGTGTAGGGAATCATTATCGCGATCGCATTGAGGAAGGAGATGTTACTTCATCAAATTTGATGGAAGCTATAAAAGCTTATGAAGAAGCATTGATATGGCTAGAAAAACAAGCATCGCCGATAGTGCCAGAAGTAATTAATGATATCGCAAATCTTTATTGGATGCTATCTAGATTTACTGACATTACCTTAGAAACAGGAGAACCAGCGGTTTTAAATTTTCTTCAACGTAGCATTGAATCTTATCAGTTAGCATTGAGCAAGATCAGTGGAGATAACTCCCACACCTGCGCGATGATTTTGAATAATTTGGGTGCAGTATACAATGATTTAGCAGGTTATCAAGACACTGCTGATAATCTACAACTATCAATTGAAGCATATCAAGCAGCTTTGCGATATCGTCCTGCCGAAGATGATCCGCTTAAGTATGCCTCGACGCAGAATAATTTAGGCACAGCTTATTGGCATCTTGCTCAACAGGTAGATCAACAGTTATGTGTTCAACTGTTGCAACAAGCGATCGCTTCTTATACCGAAGCCTTCAATTATTATAATCCCAAAGAAGAACCCTTAAACTGGGCGATGATTCAGAACAATCTGGGAACTACCTATTGGAATTTAGCACAATATGAACAATCAACCACCTTTTTAGAACTGGCAATTAAGGCTTACCATCAAGCATTGAAATATCGCCGAGCCGATTTAGCGCCAGCAGCTTGTGCTGCTACACAGAATAACTTGGGTACAGCTTATTGGCACATAGCGAAGTATTATCAAGATACGCCCGAAGTTTGGATGCAATATATAGAAAAATGTATTGTCGCCTATCAAATAGCGATCGCACTTGCTCAACAGTTAGCAAATAGCACACCCACAGAGCAGCTAACTTTTGATGTAGTTAGTACACAAAACAATTTAGGACTAGCTCATTACCAGTTAGCAACACATCAAAAATTATCATTGTCTGATCAAGCTAAATCAACTCACTTGCAAGCAGCATTAGCTCAAAATTTACAAGCTTTGCAAAGCTTAAGCGATCAACCTGAGCATCGCACTAATAGCTTAAATTATGTAATTAAAACAATTAAAGCTTTTTATCAACAACTTGGCTTACAGGGGCAGAATATGGCACTTTCTAAAGTTCCAGGTTATTTGCTACCGGAAATTTTGCCTAAGTTGTAG
- a CDS encoding DEAD/DEAH box helicase has protein sequence MNQFSTSQDLNLKTLFPFDLDEFQYQAIAAFDAGRSVVVCAPTGSGKTLIGEYAIYRALSRGGRVFYTTPLKALSNQKLRDFRQQFGNDMVGLLTGDISVNREAPILVMTTEIFRNMLYGTRIGEVGTSLAHVETVVLDECHYMNDRQRGTVWEESIIYCPPEIQLVALSATVSNSQNLTAWISSVHGPTELIYSDFRPVPLQFYFGNPKGLFPLLDDYKKKINPRLIAKRKSDTSKGKGARPETPALGFIVNQLAQRDMLPAIYFIFSRRGCDQAVEELKGLMLVNRAETAELKQRIDDFLARNPDAGRAGQVEPLYRGIAAHHAGILPAWKGLVEELFGLGLVKVVFATETLAAGINMPARTTVISTLSKRTDDGHRLLKASEFLQMAGRAGRRGMDTTGYVVTLQTRFEGAKEAAYLATASAEPLVSQFTPSYGMVLNLLQTHELEEAQELVERSFAQYTASQHLKPQVQAIADLNRELQLIDSLLEPVNIELLQKYEKLQGRLKEERRLLKILQHQAEEVQAKEISLGLLQANPGTILSLKGKYVPVSSPLPAVLVAKVAGAGQFPYLLCLGKDNKWYVVTTNDVVGLHGKLPQLPSNLGVKDIEFLESPPELTFKPGQSRSGSNVTDAIATMIPHASVPAVAPEVIAQLKQVEMLKAEVDHHPIWQWGNPSTLLKRQSRRMGIQEEICKRQEMLQAKLAHHWQEFTDLIEILRRMGALQDLNPTPLGEAAAAIRGDNELWLGLAITSGALDELDPHHLAAAVCALVTETARPDSWTNYSLSNQAVEALTEVRNVRRQLFQLQRRYQVTLPVWLEYELVGIVEQWALGVEWFDLCGNTNLDEGDIVRMLRRTVDLLSQIPHVPHISRSLQRNAIRAIQLIDRFPVNEVIADS, from the coding sequence GTGAACCAGTTTTCTACCTCTCAAGACCTTAATCTCAAAACCCTTTTTCCGTTTGATCTCGATGAATTTCAGTATCAGGCGATCGCAGCTTTTGATGCGGGTCGTTCTGTAGTCGTATGCGCCCCAACAGGTTCAGGAAAAACCTTAATTGGAGAATATGCGATTTATAGAGCGTTATCGCGGGGTGGTCGAGTTTTTTACACCACACCCCTAAAAGCACTATCTAACCAAAAGCTGCGCGACTTCCGCCAGCAATTTGGTAACGATATGGTGGGATTACTCACTGGCGATATTTCCGTAAATCGGGAAGCACCGATCCTGGTAATGACCACGGAAATTTTCCGTAATATGCTTTATGGTACTCGGATTGGTGAAGTTGGTACATCCTTGGCGCACGTAGAAACAGTAGTGCTGGATGAGTGCCACTACATGAACGATCGCCAGCGCGGAACAGTTTGGGAAGAATCAATTATTTACTGTCCCCCAGAAATTCAGTTAGTGGCTTTATCCGCAACTGTTTCTAATAGTCAAAATTTAACAGCTTGGATTAGCAGCGTTCATGGACCAACAGAATTAATCTACTCTGACTTTAGACCTGTTCCTCTACAGTTTTATTTTGGTAATCCCAAAGGTTTATTTCCTTTACTGGATGATTACAAGAAAAAAATTAACCCCCGTCTGATCGCTAAACGCAAATCAGATACCAGCAAAGGTAAAGGTGCGCGTCCAGAAACTCCCGCTTTAGGTTTTATCGTCAATCAGTTAGCGCAACGGGATATGCTACCCGCGATTTACTTTATCTTCAGTCGTCGGGGATGCGATCAGGCAGTTGAAGAGTTGAAAGGGTTAATGCTGGTAAATCGAGCAGAAACTGCGGAACTCAAGCAGCGAATTGACGACTTTTTAGCCCGTAACCCTGATGCAGGTCGTGCTGGACAAGTTGAACCGCTTTATCGCGGTATTGCGGCTCACCATGCCGGAATTTTACCTGCTTGGAAGGGGTTAGTAGAAGAATTATTTGGGCTAGGGTTGGTGAAAGTGGTATTTGCTACAGAAACCTTGGCAGCAGGTATTAATATGCCTGCCAGAACTACTGTAATTTCTACCCTTTCCAAGCGTACTGACGATGGACATCGCTTGCTGAAGGCTTCTGAGTTCCTGCAAATGGCTGGTAGAGCAGGTCGTCGGGGGATGGATACCACAGGTTATGTGGTGACGTTACAGACACGATTTGAAGGTGCTAAGGAAGCGGCTTATTTAGCAACGGCATCAGCAGAACCGTTGGTGAGTCAGTTTACACCTAGCTATGGCATGGTGTTAAATTTGCTGCAAACCCACGAATTGGAAGAAGCGCAAGAGTTGGTGGAGCGTAGTTTTGCTCAATATACAGCATCGCAACACTTAAAACCTCAAGTTCAAGCGATCGCAGATTTAAACCGCGAACTACAGCTAATTGATAGTTTATTAGAACCTGTCAATATTGAACTGCTTCAAAAATATGAAAAACTCCAAGGAAGACTCAAAGAAGAACGCAGACTCTTAAAAATTCTGCAACATCAAGCAGAAGAAGTACAAGCCAAGGAAATTAGCTTGGGACTACTCCAAGCTAATCCTGGTACGATCTTGAGCTTGAAGGGTAAGTATGTACCAGTATCATCACCACTTCCCGCAGTCTTAGTTGCTAAGGTAGCTGGCGCTGGTCAATTTCCTTATTTGTTGTGTTTAGGAAAAGATAACAAATGGTATGTAGTCACCACAAATGATGTTGTAGGGTTGCATGGCAAATTACCACAACTACCATCGAACCTGGGAGTAAAAGATATTGAATTTCTAGAATCGCCCCCAGAGTTAACTTTCAAGCCTGGTCAATCTCGTAGTGGTTCAAATGTGACAGATGCGATCGCTACAATGATTCCTCATGCCTCAGTTCCAGCAGTTGCACCAGAAGTAATAGCTCAACTGAAACAAGTAGAAATGCTCAAAGCCGAGGTAGATCATCATCCTATCTGGCAATGGGGAAATCCTTCTACATTGCTCAAACGTCAGAGCAGACGTATGGGAATTCAAGAAGAAATCTGCAAACGCCAAGAAATGCTTCAGGCAAAACTTGCACACCATTGGCAGGAATTTACAGATTTAATTGAAATCTTACGACGCATGGGAGCGTTGCAAGATTTGAATCCAACGCCGTTGGGAGAAGCCGCAGCAGCAATTCGAGGTGATAACGAATTGTGGCTGGGTTTAGCAATTACATCAGGTGCGCTAGATGAACTTGATCCACACCACCTAGCCGCCGCCGTATGTGCTTTAGTTACCGAAACAGCACGTCCTGACAGTTGGACAAATTACTCACTATCTAATCAAGCAGTAGAAGCTTTAACTGAAGTACGAAACGTTAGGCGACAGTTATTCCAACTACAACGACGCTATCAAGTTACTCTACCAGTCTGGTTAGAGTATGAGTTGGTTGGCATTGTTGAACAGTGGGCATTAGGGGTTGAATGGTTTGATTTGTGCGGGAATACTAATTTAGATGAAGGCGATATCGTCAGGATGTTACGCCGAACTGTGGATTTATTATCACAAATTCCTCATGTACCGCATATATCAAGATCGTTACAGCGCAATGCTATTCGTGCTATTCAACTAATTGATCGTTTCCCTGTTAATGAGGTAATTGCTGATAGTTAG